A genomic region of Homalodisca vitripennis isolate AUS2020 chromosome 5, UT_GWSS_2.1, whole genome shotgun sequence contains the following coding sequences:
- the LOC124363928 gene encoding lysozyme-like translates to MSENYLVLFLLSTLFCLSRQDQLVSDKCLYCLCVANTNCNLGTGCTKDEPQVCGPQAITKLYWIDCGELEDSYESCTNNLYCANECIENYMQRYKRDCDGNSEINCLDFAAIHRLGPSGCLTSSLPEDYKNALVNCLKP, encoded by the exons ATGAGTGAGAACTATTTGGTCTTGTTTCTACTGAGCACCTTGTTCT GTCTGTCAAGGCAAGACCAGTTGGTATCAGACAAGTGCCTGTACTGTCTCTGTGTGGCCAACACCAACTGTAATCTGGGTACAGGGTGCACGAAAGATGAACCTCAAGTTTGTGGACCCCAAGCCATTACCAAACTTTATTGGATAGATTGCGGCGAACTTGAAGAtt CGTACGAATCCTGCACGAATAATCTCTACTGCGCTAATGAATGCATTGAAAATTACATGCAAAGATACAAGAGG GATTGTGACGGAAATTCAGAGATCAACTGTCTTGACTTCGCGGCCATCCACAGGCTTGGACCTTCAGGGTGCCTTACCTCTTCTCTACCAGAAGATTACAAGAACGCGTTGGTCAATTGTCTGAAACCATAA